A region of Liolophura sinensis isolate JHLJ2023 chromosome 8, CUHK_Ljap_v2, whole genome shotgun sequence DNA encodes the following proteins:
- the LOC135472923 gene encoding uncharacterized protein LOC135472923 has protein sequence MDRSKIKVDRMMTKMDRAANGSPETWKPWTENKSRDQFANRECPEFPSFGSECCSLVGMLCVLFCCGPCQNSLPWTLRVVPFCACVLFLAVLVVSVIQYGYYRDRNFHLSPTDILRVVDNRSAAFCSEFDLDSTSRFTAYLFDQQPVVNQDVKTRHMWTETVFVQNNKPVEKSLLLLKGSVMKLKICPDYNLNFCAIEGEKAFQSWTKHKSPSNCFQSGKINREKCRSVEMKSKNSGHIYFIFTATKSATWVDLTFTLNRTNYDVKKAVEFCDVTQHCQFSIPFHSRSTVVVSSFINGGADTVLKTHCSPGIMFYVFIFVIPVVACLVLGMVFVYVVRQDVNRKLDLDRRLNSVARRPADSHLKVSLLKSNLIHYHTFHKNSEIPKCLASPKNSNTFGSS, from the coding sequence ATGGATAGATCGAAAATAAAAGTTGACAGAATGATGACAAAGATGGACAGGGCAGCAAATGGATCCCCTGAAACGTGGAAACCCTGGACAGAAAACAAAAGCCGAGACCAGTTTGCAAATCGTGAGTGTCCAGAGTTCCCGTCCTTCGGGTCTGAGTGCTGTAGCCTTGTTGGCATGCTCTGCGTATTGTTCTGCTGTGGACCGTGTCAGAATTCTTTGCCATGGACGTTACGTGTTGTCCCTTTTTGCGCTTGCGTACTTTTCCTTGCCGTCCTAGTTGTATCTGTGATACAGTATGGTTACTATCGAGATCGGAATTTCCACCTCTCACCGACTGACATTCTTCGTGTTGTCGACAATCGGTCAGCTGCCTTCTGCAGTGAGTTTGACCTGGACTCTACGAGCCGATTTACGGCATACTTGTTCGACCAACAACCTGTTGTAAACCAGGACGTCAAGACTCGCCACATGTGGACAGAAACTGtctttgtacaaaataacaagCCTGTCGAGAAAAGTCTCTTACTGTTGAAAGGTTCTGTGATGAAACTGAAAATCTGTCCCGACTACAATCTCAACTTTTGTGCTATCGAAGGCGAGAAGGCGTTTCAGAGCTGGACTAAACACAAGTCACCATCAAACTGTTTTCAGAGCGGGAAGATCAATCGCGAAAAATGTCGGTCGgttgaaatgaaatcaaaaaacTCAGGACACATTTACTTCATCTTTACTGCAACAAAATCTGCAACGTGGGTTGATCTGACCTTTACTCTAAACAGGACCAACTATGACGTCAAGAAAGCTGTAGAattctgtgacgtcacacagcaTTGCCAGTTTTCTATACCGTTTCACTCGCGGAGCACTGTTGTTGTATCAAGTTTTATAAATGGGGGAGCGGATACTGTCCTAAAAACTCATTGTAGTCCAGGAATCATGTTTtacgttttcatttttgtgattcCAGTGGTTGCCTGTCTTGTTTTAGGTATGGTTTTTGTCTATGTTGTCAGACAAGATGTTAACAGAAAGTTGGATTTAGACAGAAGATTGAATTCCGTCGCCCGTCGCCCTGCAGATAGTCATCTTAAAGTCAGCCTGCTGAAGTCCAACCTTATCCACTACCacacttttcataaaaattcaGAAATACCAAAATGCTTAGCCTCACCGAAAAATTCTAACACATTTGGCAGTTCTTAA